ACTTGCCCCACGTGAAAACTTATTATCCGTGTAATTTTCAGCCAATTCCATAATTGACATCGCCTCCATTTCATGTCTCGTTTCTAATTAACTATTTGGATTACCAGACCAGTCTTTTCTCCACTTGCTATGGTGGAAGGGTGGCAGAGAACGGCATTAGGTTACCGTCTCATAGCAATGCCACCCTAAACTGGATTTGTAGAGTGTATCAGAAAAAGAAATAAATTACAAATTTCGCACCATCCCTCATATACTCACTCGAAACGCTGTGCTACTCTCTCATAACTTCCTCCCGGTGCCACGTCAAGGCATCCTGGGCAGGATAGTGTTCCCCGTCTCTCGGCAACCATATACGTTTGTTGCGCAATTGGGTTAACATCGACGCTGTAGGCCCTTGCTCAGACATCGACGGTGAAACGATAACTTGATAGTCATCGTCTAAAGAAATTAATCCGGTATCAAACGCCCAATGATGCAATTTGCAAAGAGACATTCCATTTCGGATATCGTCGTTGTATGAAACAGAGAAGGGGATAATGTGGGCGGCATCGGTTACACTCTCTCCGCCCGACGCACGGATATTCAACTCACAGACCGCGCAGGTATGTTCATAGATTTGCATGACTGCTCGGCGAAAACCGGCACTCCTCACCGGTGTCTCTGTTTGCACGGACGCTACGTCTCTCTGGATCGAAAATGGGTGTTCGACAGCTTGTATCAATTGTTGGCTATATTCCTCGATGTCCCCCGCTATGTGCTCACGACCAAGGGTTCGGTGTTCCTCAATGACCTGTTCAATCTCATGTCTAATATTTGAAAAATAGGTACGGATCAGCGTCTGACGGAGTATCTCCCGATACTCGGGCATTACGAATAAAAGAAAAAGCGACTCGTCCAGCTTGGCAACAGCATCCGTGTTGCCAAGATACGCCTCTGTAGGAGTTATCGCAGTAGGCCTTGATTGCAGTTCGGCAGGATCCAAGTGCCAGAACCCATTGGTTTTCAGATGAAAAAATGGATTATGAATACTCGGTTGCCAGTTCTCTGTGTTCTCGCTATTGAAAACCGCCATTAGATCTGCAAAGAAAGGCTTCTTCTCTTCGATTTCCCTGAAACGGATACGATTTTCGGAGAGTTCGCCGCTCTCAAGCATCTCCATGATGATTAATAAGAGAAACGGTTTATGAGGTGTCTGCCTGCTGTCCTGTAAGCATTGCAGCCTTGGGATATAGTCTTGTAACGTGTGGATCATCATTTTTTCTTGAAACTCTCTCTGTGAACGACGCGTTTTCCTTTGTGATACTCATCTGATGATGTTAACCTCACTCTCATGGTCATACACATCTTCCTGCACCCGCTTCCGCTCATACACCCAAACCTCCGACACAAATTCCCACGCCGG
This region of Candidatus Poribacteria bacterium genomic DNA includes:
- a CDS encoding HNH endonuclease; the encoded protein is MMIHTLQDYIPRLQCLQDSRQTPHKPFLLLIIMEMLESGELSENRIRFREIEEKKPFFADLMAVFNSENTENWQPSIHNPFFHLKTNGFWHLDPAELQSRPTAITPTEAYLGNTDAVAKLDESLFLLFVMPEYREILRQTLIRTYFSNIRHEIEQVIEEHRTLGREHIAGDIEEYSQQLIQAVEHPFSIQRDVASVQTETPVRSAGFRRAVMQIYEHTCAVCELNIRASGGESVTDAAHIIPFSVSYNDDIRNGMSLCKLHHWAFDTGLISLDDDYQVIVSPSMSEQGPTASMLTQLRNKRIWLPRDGEHYPAQDALTWHREEVMRE